A single region of the Gossypium arboreum isolate Shixiya-1 chromosome 12, ASM2569848v2, whole genome shotgun sequence genome encodes:
- the LOC108478415 gene encoding uncharacterized protein At4g22758, which translates to MSEKSLRRRLPRCRRPRIPHPSPTPRLRTPPPHRRSLRRSSKYDRILKRCASEPCLWSSIGEDQPSRSSFVGSEAERAPFFRPHTCTDVFASSPSLLGFCSPSSPKQGFEFGRQGYNKDAKVVINVSVEGSPGPVRTMVKLGSSVEDTIKLVVHKYVEEGRTPKLDCNSGLELHHSYFSLQSLDKSQLIGDAGSRSFYLRKNSSGHSSNGASTSFVDPGRPNPPPAFLVTGFIARKLSKIVRRTRRLWHALVCLK; encoded by the exons ATGTCCGAAAAGAGTCTCCGACGACGGCTTCCTAGATGCCGACGACCACGAATTCCGCACCCATCGCCGACTCCAAGGCTACGGACGCCTCCCCCACATCGCCGATCGTTGAGAAGGTCGTCCAAGTACGACAGGATTCTCAAGCGATGTGCTTCTGAACCATGTCTTTGGAGCAGTATCGGTGAAGATCAGCCAAGTAGGAGTAGTTTCGTGGGATCTGAAGCTGAAAGGGCGCCTTTCTTTAGGCCCCATACTTGTACTGACGTCTTCGCATCTTCCCCTTCTTTGCTGGGTTTTTGCTCTCCTTCTTCTCCAAAGCAAGGTTTCGAG TTTGGGAGGCAAGGCTACAACAAAGACGCTAAGGTTGTAATCAATGTATCAGTTGAAGGAAGTCCAGGACCAGTCCGGACCATGGTCAAATTGGGGTCTAGCGTCGAAGACACCATAAAGCTTGTCGTACACAAGTATGTTGAAGAAGGGAGAACCCCTAAACTTGATTGCAATTCAGGATTGGAATTGCATCATTCTTATTTTAGCCTTCAAA gtttggataaatCACAGTTAATTGGGGATGCTGGAAGCAGAAGCTTCTATCTTAGAAAGAATAGCAGTGGGCATAGTAGCAATGGTGCATCTACTTCTTTTGTTGATCCAGGAAGACCCAACCCTCCTCCTGCATTTTTGGTTACGGGTTTCATTGCTCGAAAGCTCAGCAAAATCGTAAGAAGAACGCGTCGGCTCTGGCATGCCTTGGTTTGCTTGAAATGA
- the LOC108478716 gene encoding uncharacterized protein At4g22758-like, translated as MIPRAPGSRRLSSIRVLSTSERTQQTFPPEHHSDIVQRRGGLVAVPARLTTSSSSRFPVVNDGISQRLTKLLLNVNIESSLGPVHVIMPSDNTVNDLIKAAIEIYIKEKRRPLLEETDPKLFQLHYSQFCLESLRAGEKLINLGSRNFFLCLKKRPSSSDTFLSAKAKLASETLFSLTKLGELLL; from the exons ATGATTCCTCGTGCTCCAGGTAGCCGGAGACTTAGCTCCATCAGGGTTCTTTCAACCTCCGAGAGAACACAACAAACATTCCCACCAGAACATCATTCCGACATCGTTCAACGGAGAGGAGGCCTTGTCGCAGTCCCGGCAAGGTTGACAACCTCCTCGTCTTCCAGGTTTCCGGTTGTCAACGACGGAATATCCCAAAGGCTGACGAAGTTGCTGCTGAATGTGAATATAGAGAGCAGCTTGGGGCCAGTCCATGTGATTATGCCATCAGATAATACAGTGAATGATTTAATCAAAGCTGCTATAGAAATTTACATCAAGGAGAAGAGAAGGCCATTGTTAGAGGAAACTGATCCTAAGCTTTTTCAGCTTCATTATTCGCAGTTCTGCCTGGAAA GTTTAAGAGCAGGGGAGAAGCTGATCAACTTGGGATCGAGGAATTTCTTTTTGTGTTTGAAGAAGCGGCCATCTTCCTCGGACACTTTCTTATCGGCAAAGGCAAAGTTGGCATCGGAGACTCTGTTTTCTCTGACAAAACTCGGGGAGTTGTTGCTCTAA
- the LOC108478249 gene encoding protein cornichon homolog 4-like has protein sequence MGDLFIWLISFFILIALLVLIVYQLMCLADLEFDYINPYDSSSRINKVVLPEFILQGFLCVFYLLTGHWVMALLCGPYLYYNVRLYTQNKHLVDVTEIFNMLPREKKQRLFKLGYLVLLLFFSLFWMIWSTLEDMDD, from the exons ATGGGAGATCTCTTCATATGGCTTATTTCTTTCTTCATCCTAATTGCCCTTCTTGTTCTCATTGTTTATCAG CTCATGTGCTTGGCTGATTTAGAGTTTGATTACATCAATCCTTACGACTCTTCATCACGGATAAACAAAGTGGTCCTGCCGGAATTTATCCTCCAAGGGTTTTTATGTGTATTCTATCTCCTAACGGGACATTGGGTCATGGCGCTCTTATGTGGTCCATATTTATACTACAATGTGAGACT TTACACACAGAACAAGCACCTGGTAGACGTTACGGAGATATTTAACATGCTTCCCAGGGAGAAGAAGCAGCGCCTTTTTAAGCTTGGCTATCTTGTCCTTCTCCTCTTTTTCTCCTTATTCTG GATGATCTGGTCTACATTAGAAGATATGGACGATTAA